CGACGTCACTACTTACCTGAAAGAACAGCCCGCGCCGGGGCCCGTTGCTCCAAAAGTCGAACATCCCGTGGGCGCTGAGCCGGCCAAAGATATCCCGGTCACGCCGCTCGGCATCCCCAAGCCTGTTCCCTCTTTCGGAGGAATCGAGGAACTTCCCGTAGAAAAAGAAAAGTCGAAAACGCCGATGTTCATCGGGATCTTGATCGCTGTCGCGGTTCTTGGTGCAGGAGCTTATTTCTTTTTGAAACCTTCCTCACCAGCTCCAACACAGGCAGCCGCTATCCCTCACAGCATAAATCAGCAGCCGGTTTCAGATGCTGAGAGATCGCGGCTTCAACAGGAAGCTCTTGCCGCACAGGAAGAGGCAAAAAAGAAGGATCAGCAATTAAAAGATCTACAAACCAAATTGGATCAATTGTTGAAAGCGCAAAAAGATGCGAAAGCCAGCGCAACAACTCCGCCGGTTGACAAAGAAACAATTCAACAACTTCAACAGCAGGCAAAACAACTGGAAGAGGAACGAAAGCGTCAGGAAGCTCTAGCGGCGGAAAAACTAAAGGCGGCTGCTGCGCCTCCTCCACCGGTTGAGACTCCAGCCGAAGACAAGCCGGTAGAGACCATTGCTCAAAATCAGCCTGTCCAGAATCAACCTGCGCCTGCCGTGCAAAATGAACCTGCACAGAAGGAACCGGCTCCCGTAGAAAAGCAGCAGGATACACCGGCAGTGACACAGCCTCAACCCGCAGTAGCAAAGACGGATACTGAACCGGCTGCATCTCAGGTTCAAGAGGGAGACACAGTAGAAATGGCTCCTGATGTTGTGAAACCAGAGATGGTGACGCGCGTGCAACCGATCTATCCTCCGGTCGCAAAAACCATGAAAGTTCAAGGTACCGTAATTCTCAGCATCCTCGTCACAGAGACCGGAAATGTATCGGAAGTGCGCGTGCTACGCCCGGTCGGTGGTTCCGCCGGACTCAATGAAGCCGCCATAGCCGCGGCAAAGAAATGGAAATTCCGCCCGGCTGTTAAGCAAGGCAAAAAGGTGAAAGTCTGGATGACTTACCCCGTCTCTTTCAAACTCGAAGGCTAATTTTTTAACGCAGAGACGCAAAGACGCAGAGATCCAAAATATTTTTTCTTTTTATTCTCTGCGGCTCTGCGTCTCTGCGTTAATATTTAGCTTTCGATGAGGGCTTCGGCTCGTTCAAACTCGAAGGTTAGTAGCTCTTTTAACGCAGAGGCACAAAGACGCAGAGATTTAAGATTCTTTTTTTTCTTTCTCCGCGTCTCAGCGTCTCTGCGTTAAAATTCTAGCTGTCTATGAGGGCTTCGGCTTCTTCGAAACGCGCGGAGAGAATGCTGCTTACACCCGGTTCCGCCATCGTCACACCGTAGAGTTGATCGGCAGCTTCCATGGTTCGTTTGTTGTGCGTCACAACAATGAATTGAATCTGCTTTTTCATGTCTGAGATCAAAGAAGTAAAACGCTGCACGTTGATTTCATCCAGTGCCGCGTCCACTTCATCCATGATGCAGAACGGACTTGTATGATACTGAAAGAGAGCCATGAGAAACGCAACTCCTGTGAGCGATTTTTCTCCACCGCTCAGCAGGTTCATATTCTGAAGTCGTTTTCCCGGAGGCTGCACGTGAATTTCGATTCCGCTTTCGTTGGGATTCTCCGGATCGATCAACACCATTTCCGCTTTTCCACCATTGAATAAACGCAAGAACAGGTCCTGAAAATGCGTCTGTACTCCTTCGAAAGCTTCCCGGAATCGCTGCAGTGACGTGATATCGATTTTCTGTATCGTCTCCAGCAAAGTTTCGATCGATAATTTTAAATCGTCATACTGTGTTTTCAGGAAACGGTGGCGTTCCTCCATTTCTGTGTATTCTTCCAGGGCCAGCATGTTGATGGAACCCAGCTTTTCAATCCGCGCTTCTGTTTCCTGCAACTTATTCTTTAGGTCTTCATCCGGCAGACTGGTGAACTCCGACTCAGGCATCGGCAGTGAATCAAGGGCTACTCCCATTTCTTCCTGACAACGCGCCAGCAAATCTTCCTTCTGTGTATCGATTCGCACCTTCTCTACTTCGGTCTGCATTCTTTCTTCACGAATCTGGTCCAGAGCACTGCGGGATTCCTGTAGCCTCGTTTCCTGTTGCGTCATTGCCTCCGTTAGAGATTCCTTCTGCTGCTGACGATCCTGAATCGTAAGCTTTTGCTGATCCAGGTTTCTCGCCAGATCCAGAAGCAAACTCTCCGTTTGTCCGCAGACCTCAACCGTGAAAGCGATTTCCTTCTCACGCTGCAGGATCAGTTGATTATTTTCCTCAATTGAACGCTGTATGAATTCACGTTCGTTTCTCAACCGCTCCATCTCCAGCAACAATGCGCGGTCCCTTTCTTTCAATTCCGCGATTTGAATGCGCGAATCCTGAACGCGGTGCTGCAATTGCACCTGCTCTTCCTTCCTGGAAGCAAGATCCTGTTCCACTTGTTGAAAGGCCTGTTCCTGTTGCTCCCGGATTTCAGTTGCCTGCTGCAATTGCTGCGTATAATTTTCCGAACGGGCCAGAACCGCCTCTACTTCATTTCGCAAACGAAGCATTTCCTGTGAAAGGATCTCCAGAAGTTTCCCTTCTCGTGAATATTCTTTGTCGACTTGATCGATTTCCATCTGCAGCAAGAGCCGATCTTTGTTCTTGGATTCACGCACTTCGTTCACACGGACCATTTCCTGGTTGGAAATATCTAGTCGATCCTGCACAGAACGTACTTGCTTCTCCAGCGTCTGAAGAATTTCTTCGACCGCTTCCAGTTCCACCGAGAGTTCCCGCTTTTCACGCTGAATCGCTATCAGTCCCGGCACATCGTCCGCTTTTGCGCCACCGGCGTAAAGTGCAGGAGATAGAATGACGTCTCCCTGAACGGTCACATACTGATAATCAGGATACTTCTTGATCAGCGATTTCGCGCACTCAAGATTGTCCACAACGACGGCGCTTTGCATGAAAGGCGCGACCGCCGGCAACGCCTCATCCTGAATCAGAACAACGTCGCGAAGAGTTCCAATCACACCCGACTCCGATCGAAGATCATCGGGTAAAACAGGGGGCGTCAGATCGTAACCGTTTTTGATCACAAAACCGCAATAACCCATACCCTGTTGTTTCAAGTAATCAATTGAATCGAGCGCCGAATCTTCGCTTTGCACGATCAAATAATTCAATTTGTCTGCCAGAAAATTTTCCACGGCTGTTTCGAATTGCGGCTGCGTTTGAATGAAATCCATCATCATGCCGAGCGCGCTCCGGGAAGGAACGTTGAGCAAGTTTCGCGCCGATTCGTTGTAAAACTGAGAAGAATGCTGTTGCGCATCCAGCTTTTGCATCACATGTGTGAGCTCCGATTTGCGTTTAAACGCCTCCTGAACTTGTGGCTGAAGGGAATCCCATTCAACTTTCAGCTGATCGCATCTTTGCAAAATATCCGTTTTTGTTTGATCCAGATAACCGATCTCCTGATCGGTCTGTTCCAGTATCGTTCGCTTTTCAGCAAGAACCGTCACGATTTGATCCCGCGCGCCCTCCGTTGTGTCCCTTTCTATTTGCTTTTGCTGCAGACTCCCTTCCAGATGGTCATGCTGCGTATGAAGACGGGTCTGTTCATTCTTTAGAAGGGATGCATTAGAAAGAAGCTCGAGGATTTCCTTGCGCAATTGCTGCGCTCTTTGCTCCAGCATGGACACTTCGTTCCCTTTCTGTTCCAATCCGGAAAACAACTCGCTGTGATGCAGAATCAGCTCCTCCAACTCTGTTTTTAACCGCGCTTCCTCCGCCGCCCTCTGTTCGTAGTCGTTGCCAAACTGTAGTTCCTGAGCGGATAAACGGGAATTCTCATTCTGCTTTTCTTCGATCCCGCGCCGCAATTCCTCAATGCGTTGTCTCCTGGATTGCAGAAGATTCTGATTCTCTTGAATCTGCATTTCCATCTGATGAAGCTCGTTCCGGTCCTGGTAGAGAAGAGACTCCAGCTCCGTAAAACGCAACTTCATTTCGCTGTAAACAAGCTCCATTTGCTGCTGTGTTTGATGGGCTGCCTGCTCCTTTTCGATTTGATTCTCCAGAATCTGTTGAAGCCGAATCTGATCCGCGCTAATTTGTTCGAATCTGCGATGATAAAAAATTTTCTGGATTGTGCTTTTTTCTTCCTTCAACAATTGATAACGGCGGGTTTTTGCAGCCTGACGTTTCAAACTGGAAAGTTGTTTTTCGACTTCCGTAAGAATGTCTTGAATCCGCTCCAGCTGGATCTGGTTATCTGCAAGTTTTAATTGCGCCGCTCTTTTTTTGTGTTTAAATTCCGCGACACCGGCGACCTCTTCAATCAATGCCCTGCGTTCCAGCGGCTTTGCTAGAAACAACGCTTCAATTCTTCCTTGTTCCAGGATCGAATATGCAAGCGGATCAAAACCTTCATTCACGAAGAAAGCATGGATATCTTTGAGCCGGCAGATTTCTCCATTCATCTCGTACTGGCTTTCGCCGGACCGGAACAAACGCCGGGCCACGGTCACTTCGGGGGACAACGGATTCTCTCGATCCGCCTTCCAGATGAGTGTGACCTGAGCCATGTTCACGGGTTTCCGGTTTCGCGAACCGTTAAAAATCACCTCTTCCATCTTGTCGCTTCGCAAACTTTTCGCGCTTTGTTCGCCGAGAACCCAGTTCATGGCGTCGACAACGTTGCTTTTTCCGCAACCATTCGGACCTATGACAGCCGTGATTCCGGTTGGAATTTTCAGGACGGTTTTGTCGCAAAAGGACTTAAATCCGAGGATCTCAATTCGATCTAGAAATAACATGACACCCCATTTTCTAGAATGACATTCATACAAGATGACGTAGTCACTCGACGAATCGCCACAAAGTATAGCATGTAAATTTGAACATCATCAACTGGAAAAACCGATACCGAGTCGATTCAAGATTTTGAGCAGCAGGCCGGGATTTTCCCCAGCGTCGACTCGGCGCAGTGAGCGTGTGACCAATCTGACTGCAAGTGAGCGAAATGGTTCCGGTGGATATGGAAACGGTTTTTCTCGAACCATTTTCAAGTCAAATAACTCTGTTGCCCTCCACAGCGCCCTGTGAGCGAGCACCTTGGCGGCAATTCGAGTGCTGCCGAGACCATGTCCTGTATATCCGAGCGCGTAAAGGACTTTCCCGTTATGGGTGCTGCCGAAGAAAGGAGTCAGACGGGTAGTAGAGGCAATCGGTCCACCCCAGGCGAAAGGAAATTGCAGGTTCGCCAATTGAGGAAAATGACGCAAAAAGCTGTCGTGAAGCGCCTCATAATGGAATGTGGAGTGATCAAATTCAGGACCAACACGATTCGCCGAATAATACTTCGCTTCACTGGTGCCAAAGAGAATCCGGTTGTCCGCCGTCAAGCGATAATAATTAAAAAAAGTACGGCCATCCGTGATTCCTTGACGTTTTTGCCAACCGATCGCTTCCTGCTGCTGGGCCGTTAACGGCTCACTGACAAGAATATAGTCATAAAGCGGAATAAATCGCGACAACAATCCGGGAAGGAGATGGTGTGTAAAAGCATCCGTCGCAACAATGATTTTGTTTGCTTTTAGTGATCCATGTTCGCATCGAATCTCACCTCCCGTTAGACTTTTCACGCGCGTGCGCTCGTGAATTCTGACGTTCCCGGATTTGAGAAAACTTTTCAGGCCCTGAACCAATTTG
The bacterium genome window above contains:
- a CDS encoding TonB family protein; translated protein: MSKYEKLGGFLLFDKVEEDKLSKNFVAGQINNNQIQQIHWIKKFDHSLSSMPDFILDMNQEMEILKALSNPALIRPGDIVKDKAEFAAIFDYFEGKSLRSVLQKCTQEGYPFTADHALLIASRVCAALEYLHSKKVKDQRLVHGYVSPESIFITYDGETKVQYLGLAQLLLKNTATRDRFLQTHKNYFAPEVVQTHKLDKAADIFSTGCVLYEMLTGEALYAKGRDVNIPQAIDQAMMHNQSGDKIPVPDEIKKALHQALASDSSQRFNSISELRKILDQQLFTSDYSPTTFNLAFFMNSLFRENMDQEGKNLKDYKKLDVTTYLKEQPAPGPVAPKVEHPVGAEPAKDIPVTPLGIPKPVPSFGGIEELPVEKEKSKTPMFIGILIAVAVLGAGAYFFLKPSSPAPTQAAAIPHSINQQPVSDAERSRLQQEALAAQEEAKKKDQQLKDLQTKLDQLLKAQKDAKASATTPPVDKETIQQLQQQAKQLEEERKRQEALAAEKLKAAAAPPPPVETPAEDKPVETIAQNQPVQNQPAPAVQNEPAQKEPAPVEKQQDTPAVTQPQPAVAKTDTEPAASQVQEGDTVEMAPDVVKPEMVTRVQPIYPPVAKTMKVQGTVILSILVTETGNVSEVRVLRPVGGSAGLNEAAIAAAKKWKFRPAVKQGKKVKVWMTYPVSFKLEG
- a CDS encoding FAD-binding oxidoreductase; amino-acid sequence: MLSIEQSCYWMASSTFEYEPPLEGAQRSEIAIVGGGLTGLWTAVFLKEMVPDLDVTLLEQGMVGYGGSGRNAGMIDVSIDHSHAMAIAHFGFEEAKKMARIGTENIKELIAFLETSRIDCDLERNGRFFVALSPSQIEEAQESLKVAEQLGIAGWRWLDREEMQREVHSPLYLGAVFSPGASILNPFKLVQGLKSFLKSGNVRIHERTRVKSLTGGEIRCEHGSLKANKIIVATDAFTHHLLPGLLSRFIPLYDYILVSEPLTAQQQEAIGWQKRQGITDGRTFFNYYRLTADNRILFGTSEAKYYSANRVGPEFDHSTFHYEALHDSFLRHFPQLANLQFPFAWGGPIASTTRLTPFFGSTHNGKVLYALGYTGHGLGSTRIAAKVLAHRALWRATELFDLKMVREKPFPYPPEPFRSLAVRLVTRSLRRVDAGENPGLLLKILNRLGIGFSS
- the smc gene encoding chromosome segregation protein SMC, encoding MLFLDRIEILGFKSFCDKTVLKIPTGITAVIGPNGCGKSNVVDAMNWVLGEQSAKSLRSDKMEEVIFNGSRNRKPVNMAQVTLIWKADRENPLSPEVTVARRLFRSGESQYEMNGEICRLKDIHAFFVNEGFDPLAYSILEQGRIEALFLAKPLERRALIEEVAGVAEFKHKKRAAQLKLADNQIQLERIQDILTEVEKQLSSLKRQAAKTRRYQLLKEEKSTIQKIFYHRRFEQISADQIRLQQILENQIEKEQAAHQTQQQMELVYSEMKLRFTELESLLYQDRNELHQMEMQIQENQNLLQSRRQRIEELRRGIEEKQNENSRLSAQELQFGNDYEQRAAEEARLKTELEELILHHSELFSGLEQKGNEVSMLEQRAQQLRKEILELLSNASLLKNEQTRLHTQHDHLEGSLQQKQIERDTTEGARDQIVTVLAEKRTILEQTDQEIGYLDQTKTDILQRCDQLKVEWDSLQPQVQEAFKRKSELTHVMQKLDAQQHSSQFYNESARNLLNVPSRSALGMMMDFIQTQPQFETAVENFLADKLNYLIVQSEDSALDSIDYLKQQGMGYCGFVIKNGYDLTPPVLPDDLRSESGVIGTLRDVVLIQDEALPAVAPFMQSAVVVDNLECAKSLIKKYPDYQYVTVQGDVILSPALYAGGAKADDVPGLIAIQREKRELSVELEAVEEILQTLEKQVRSVQDRLDISNQEMVRVNEVRESKNKDRLLLQMEIDQVDKEYSREGKLLEILSQEMLRLRNEVEAVLARSENYTQQLQQATEIREQQEQAFQQVEQDLASRKEEQVQLQHRVQDSRIQIAELKERDRALLLEMERLRNEREFIQRSIEENNQLILQREKEIAFTVEVCGQTESLLLDLARNLDQQKLTIQDRQQQKESLTEAMTQQETRLQESRSALDQIREERMQTEVEKVRIDTQKEDLLARCQEEMGVALDSLPMPESEFTSLPDEDLKNKLQETEARIEKLGSINMLALEEYTEMEERHRFLKTQYDDLKLSIETLLETIQKIDITSLQRFREAFEGVQTHFQDLFLRLFNGGKAEMVLIDPENPNESGIEIHVQPPGKRLQNMNLLSGGEKSLTGVAFLMALFQYHTSPFCIMDEVDAALDEINVQRFTSLISDMKKQIQFIVVTHNKRTMEAADQLYGVTMAEPGVSSILSARFEEAEALIDS